A genomic segment from Amycolatopsis camponoti encodes:
- a CDS encoding DUF3592 domain-containing protein, with amino-acid sequence MNEPVRVAWVRKPRRRRPRERGLRGRAGLWVTAAGLVLALAVGCGAFAVQRYQAHMRASGVETVATVKEVLAIRGGYNLSVGFTTATGREVSTELDDFPRDPQPAIGDRLAIRYDPDRPDVTLWDVRDPPEFAGATIFLICLSAVLAAASAVFFALTRRRRP; translated from the coding sequence GTGAACGAGCCGGTGCGGGTCGCCTGGGTCCGGAAACCGCGCAGACGCCGGCCGCGCGAGCGCGGACTGCGCGGGCGGGCCGGGCTCTGGGTCACCGCCGCCGGGCTCGTGCTGGCGCTGGCCGTCGGGTGCGGGGCCTTCGCCGTGCAGCGCTACCAGGCCCACATGCGTGCTTCCGGGGTGGAGACGGTCGCGACCGTCAAGGAGGTCCTGGCGATCCGCGGCGGCTACAACCTGAGCGTCGGCTTCACCACCGCAACCGGCCGCGAGGTCAGCACCGAACTCGACGACTTCCCCCGGGATCCGCAGCCGGCGATCGGCGACCGGCTCGCCATCCGCTACGACCCCGACCGGCCGGACGTCACGCTGTGGGACGTCCGCGACCCGCCGGAGTTCGCCGGGGCCACGATCTTCCTGATCTGCCTGTCGGCGGTACTGGCGGCCGCGTCCGCGGTCTTCTTCGCCCTGACGCGGCGACGCCGACCCTGA
- a CDS encoding dihydrofolate reductase, translated as MIGLVWAQSANGVIGRDGALPWHLPEDLKHFRTLTSGATVLMGRRTWESLPPRFRPLPGRRNLVLSSAPQEGAETFADLAPALAAASGDGWVIGGAAVYRAALPFADRIVVTEIRETFEGDTRAPEVGRAPDSAGEWQESSTGLHYRFLTWG; from the coding sequence GTGATCGGGCTGGTCTGGGCGCAGTCGGCGAACGGCGTCATCGGCCGCGACGGCGCGCTGCCGTGGCACCTCCCGGAGGACCTGAAACACTTCCGCACGCTGACGTCGGGCGCGACCGTCCTCATGGGACGCCGCACGTGGGAGTCGCTGCCGCCGCGGTTCCGCCCGCTGCCGGGCCGGCGCAACCTCGTGCTGTCGTCGGCGCCGCAGGAGGGTGCCGAGACGTTCGCCGACCTGGCACCGGCGCTGGCCGCGGCGTCCGGCGACGGCTGGGTGATCGGCGGGGCGGCGGTGTACCGGGCGGCGCTGCCGTTCGCGGACCGGATCGTGGTGACGGAGATCCGGGAGACCTTCGAGGGCGACACCCGGGCGCCGGAGGTCGGGCGGGCGCCGGACTCCGCGGGGGAGTGGCAGGAGTCGTCGACCGGACTGCACTACCGGTTCCTGACTTGGGGCTAG
- a CDS encoding class II aldolase/adducin family protein, which yields MAVGSSELDDARRAVARASNGLAGEGLLIGTAGNVSVRAGEHVAVTATGIVLGAATPDDVTVVDLDGTVVAGELTPTSELELHLGIYRRYDVGAVVHTHSPQATAVSLVLDELPCVHYQQLALGGSVRVAPFAVFGSAELAAGTLAALEGKAAALLANHGAIAHGPTLDAAMDNALLLEWACGLYVRAAALGAPRALDEWQQEAVVTAAVRTGYGRPRRIEDR from the coding sequence ATGGCAGTGGGAAGTTCCGAACTCGACGACGCGCGGCGGGCGGTCGCCCGCGCCAGCAACGGCCTGGCCGGCGAGGGCCTGCTGATCGGCACGGCGGGCAACGTCAGCGTCCGGGCCGGCGAGCACGTGGCGGTGACCGCGACGGGGATCGTGCTGGGTGCGGCCACGCCGGACGACGTGACGGTCGTCGACCTCGACGGCACGGTCGTCGCCGGAGAGCTCACGCCGACGTCGGAACTCGAGCTGCACCTGGGGATCTACCGGCGCTACGACGTGGGCGCGGTCGTGCACACGCACTCGCCGCAGGCCACGGCGGTGTCGCTGGTGCTCGACGAGCTGCCCTGCGTGCACTACCAGCAGCTCGCGCTGGGCGGCTCGGTCCGGGTCGCGCCGTTCGCCGTGTTCGGGTCCGCGGAGCTGGCCGCCGGGACGCTCGCGGCGCTCGAGGGCAAGGCGGCGGCGCTGCTGGCCAACCACGGCGCGATCGCCCACGGGCCGACGCTCGACGCGGCGATGGACAACGCACTGCTGCTGGAGTGGGCGTGTGGCCTGTACGTCCGGGCGGCGGCGCTCGGCGCGCCGCGGGCACTGGACGAGTGGCAACAGGAAGCCGTCGTGACCGCGGCCGTGCGAACCGGGTACGGCCGGCCCCGGCGGATCGAGGACCGATGA
- a CDS encoding thymidylate synthase, producing the protein MPDTQYEDLLRHVLDSGARKADRTGTGTRSIFGHQLRYRLADGFPLVTTKKVHFRSVAYELLWFLRGDGNVEWLQENGVTIWDEWAAPDGDLGPVYGVQWRSWPTPDGGHVDQIAEVLRTLRENPDSRRIIVSAWNVADIPRMALPPCHAFFQFYVADGELSCQLYQRSADLFLGVPFNIASYALLTHMIAEQVGLRPGDFVWTGGDCHIYDNHEEQVRKQLARDARPFPTLSLKQADSLFDYTYDDIALDGYDPHPGIKAPVAV; encoded by the coding sequence ATGCCCGACACGCAGTACGAAGACCTCCTCCGTCATGTTCTCGACTCCGGCGCCCGCAAGGCGGACCGGACCGGCACGGGCACGCGGTCGATCTTCGGGCACCAGCTGCGCTACCGCCTGGCCGACGGGTTCCCGCTGGTCACGACCAAGAAGGTGCACTTCCGCTCGGTCGCGTACGAGCTGTTGTGGTTCCTGCGCGGCGACGGCAACGTCGAGTGGCTCCAGGAGAACGGCGTCACGATCTGGGACGAGTGGGCGGCACCGGACGGCGACCTCGGCCCGGTCTACGGCGTCCAGTGGCGGTCGTGGCCGACCCCGGACGGCGGGCACGTCGACCAGATCGCCGAGGTGCTGCGCACGCTGCGCGAGAACCCGGACTCCCGGCGGATCATCGTCTCGGCGTGGAACGTCGCCGACATCCCGCGGATGGCGCTGCCGCCGTGCCACGCGTTCTTCCAGTTCTACGTCGCCGACGGCGAGCTGTCCTGTCAGCTGTACCAGCGCAGCGCGGACCTGTTCCTCGGCGTGCCGTTCAACATCGCGAGTTACGCGCTGCTGACGCACATGATCGCCGAGCAGGTCGGCCTGCGCCCCGGCGACTTCGTGTGGACCGGCGGCGACTGTCACATCTACGACAACCACGAGGAGCAGGTCCGCAAGCAGCTCGCCCGGGACGCGCGGCCGTTCCCCACGCTGAGCCTCAAGCAGGCGGACAGCCTCTTCGACTACACCTACGACGACATCGCGCTCGACGGCTACGACCCGCACCCCGGCATCAAAGCGCCGGTGGCGGTGTGA
- a CDS encoding Lrp/AsnC family transcriptional regulator, whose amino-acid sequence MQNEGKAAELDRRIVAALQLNGRASWGAVARHVGASESTVLRRAEKLTESGRLRVIGVVDVLRCGLGVPVIARLKCRPGAAGTVAEALAARPDVRYATVLAGSADCSAEFVLPSYADIAGLQENGFPAAEAIRDAETFAVMRTFTSNHDWNSGELSPEAAKELRGGDVRPFEEQHWERPPEQLDELDLAICAALGEDGRLPFKEVSKQVATSESTVARRVDSLVRRGCLRFRTLAEPAMFGYALEFMLWLSVVPGELDRAGQQLAAHPGTKYLSATTGRFNLVGQIVLRHYGELYRHTTDVVGALPGLREADVTLQVSTLKRAWAPTPAASLEDA is encoded by the coding sequence GTGCAGAACGAAGGCAAAGCGGCCGAGCTGGACCGGCGGATCGTCGCCGCCCTCCAGCTCAACGGCCGGGCGTCCTGGGGCGCCGTCGCGCGCCACGTCGGCGCCAGCGAGTCCACCGTCCTCCGGCGCGCCGAAAAGCTCACCGAAAGCGGCCGGCTCCGGGTCATCGGTGTCGTCGACGTGCTCCGGTGCGGTCTCGGCGTGCCCGTCATCGCCCGCCTGAAGTGCCGCCCCGGCGCGGCCGGCACCGTCGCCGAAGCCCTCGCCGCCCGGCCCGACGTCCGGTACGCCACCGTGCTCGCCGGCAGCGCCGACTGCTCCGCCGAATTCGTCCTCCCCTCCTACGCCGACATCGCCGGCCTGCAGGAAAACGGCTTCCCCGCCGCCGAGGCCATCCGGGACGCCGAGACCTTCGCCGTCATGCGGACCTTCACCTCCAACCACGACTGGAACTCCGGCGAGCTGAGCCCCGAGGCCGCGAAAGAGCTGCGCGGCGGCGACGTCCGGCCGTTCGAGGAGCAGCACTGGGAGCGTCCGCCCGAACAGCTCGACGAACTCGACCTCGCGATCTGCGCCGCACTCGGCGAAGACGGGCGCCTGCCCTTCAAGGAAGTGTCCAAGCAGGTCGCCACCAGCGAGTCCACCGTGGCCCGCCGCGTCGACTCGCTCGTGCGCCGGGGCTGCCTGCGGTTCCGGACGCTCGCCGAGCCCGCGATGTTCGGCTATGCGCTGGAGTTCATGCTCTGGCTCTCGGTCGTCCCCGGCGAGCTGGACCGCGCGGGACAGCAGCTCGCCGCCCACCCCGGCACGAAGTACCTGAGCGCCACCACCGGCCGCTTCAACCTCGTCGGCCAGATCGTGCTGCGCCACTACGGGGAGCTCTACCGCCACACCACCGACGTCGTCGGCGCGCTGCCCGGGCTCCGGGAGGCCGACGTGACCCTGCAGGTTTCGACGCTCAAGCGCGCGTGGGCCCCGACGCCCGCCGCCAGCTTGGAGGACGCATGA
- a CDS encoding carbohydrate kinase family protein, giving the protein MTQTVVTLGAHVFDVQVRPVETIPEGQGAALVEQIRFGPAGTAAGTAVTLAKLGAWVRSAGAVGDDPIGDLLLSMLAQYGIDTSLVLRRSGVQTSASVLPIRADGSRPAFHVPGANLGYEPSEAPVAEIARATHLHLGGPELMGGAAAAAILVPARLSGVVTSADLLAPGDPGVLAWLDPALSSLDYLLPNEEQLLGLTSAVSPEDGARALLERGVGCVAVTRGARGALVVTAEETIAVPAFAVPVVDTTGCGDAFSAGFLRGVGLGRSLREAAVLGCAAAGLVAQGLGSDHGDFDLAAADAFAASTPVLPTP; this is encoded by the coding sequence ATGACGCAGACCGTCGTGACGCTGGGCGCGCATGTGTTCGACGTGCAGGTCCGGCCGGTCGAGACCATCCCGGAGGGCCAGGGCGCGGCGCTGGTGGAGCAGATCCGGTTCGGCCCGGCGGGGACGGCCGCGGGCACGGCGGTGACGCTGGCGAAGCTCGGTGCCTGGGTCCGGTCGGCCGGCGCGGTCGGCGACGATCCCATCGGTGACCTGCTGCTTTCGATGCTGGCGCAGTACGGCATCGACACGTCGCTGGTGCTTCGCCGATCGGGCGTGCAGACGTCGGCGTCGGTGCTCCCGATCCGCGCCGACGGCAGCCGGCCCGCGTTCCACGTGCCGGGCGCGAACCTGGGGTACGAGCCGTCGGAGGCTCCCGTCGCCGAAATCGCCCGCGCGACGCACCTGCACCTGGGCGGGCCGGAGCTGATGGGCGGTGCCGCGGCCGCGGCGATCCTGGTGCCGGCGCGGCTGTCCGGAGTCGTGACGTCGGCCGACCTGCTGGCACCCGGGGACCCGGGGGTGCTCGCCTGGCTCGATCCCGCTCTGTCCTCTTTGGACTACCTGCTGCCGAACGAAGAGCAGCTGCTGGGGTTGACGAGCGCGGTCTCGCCGGAGGACGGCGCCCGCGCGCTGCTGGAGCGCGGGGTCGGGTGCGTCGCGGTCACGCGGGGCGCGCGCGGGGCGTTGGTCGTCACCGCGGAGGAGACGATCGCGGTGCCGGCCTTCGCGGTCCCGGTCGTCGACACGACGGGCTGCGGCGACGCGTTTTCGGCGGGGTTCCTGCGAGGTGTCGGCCTGGGCCGCTCGCTGCGCGAGGCGGCCGTGCTGGGTTGCGCGGCGGCGGGCCTGGTCGCCCAGGGGCTGGGCAGCGACCACGGCGACTTCGACCTGGCGGCGGCCGACGCCTTCGCGGCTTCGACGCCGGTCCTCCCGACGCCCTGA
- a CDS encoding TetR/AcrR family transcriptional regulator: MLRRVPRQARAREKLARVLEAADRLLAEEGVEALTTTRVAAAAGVSVGTLYQYLPDRDAITEALADGYLARLEDLMTAFADQAAKETWDDPVGLLVDAFAALYRAEPGFRALWLGRGLTEATREADVAHKRVMATGVHRVLVAQGVLRDDEEAATACRTAFLAADAVIQEAFRADPEGAAGLLDQLKAMLRAYLERLV; encoded by the coding sequence ATGCTGCGGCGCGTACCGCGTCAGGCCCGGGCCCGCGAAAAGCTGGCGCGGGTGCTCGAGGCCGCCGACCGGCTGCTCGCCGAAGAGGGCGTCGAGGCCCTGACGACGACCCGGGTCGCCGCCGCGGCCGGCGTCTCCGTCGGGACGCTGTACCAGTACCTGCCGGACCGCGACGCCATCACCGAGGCACTGGCCGACGGCTACCTCGCCCGGCTGGAAGACCTCATGACGGCGTTCGCGGATCAGGCGGCGAAGGAGACCTGGGACGATCCCGTCGGCCTGCTCGTCGACGCGTTCGCCGCGCTCTACCGCGCCGAGCCCGGGTTCCGGGCCCTCTGGCTGGGCCGCGGGCTCACCGAGGCGACGCGGGAAGCCGACGTCGCCCACAAGCGCGTGATGGCCACCGGAGTGCACCGCGTGCTCGTCGCCCAGGGCGTCCTCCGCGACGACGAGGAAGCCGCGACGGCGTGCCGCACCGCCTTCCTCGCCGCCGACGCCGTCATCCAGGAGGCGTTCCGCGCCGACCCCGAGGGCGCCGCCGGACTTCTCGACCAGCTCAAGGCGATGCTCCGGGCCTACCTGGAGCGGCTCGTCTAG